A single window of Oxyura jamaicensis isolate SHBP4307 breed ruddy duck chromosome 3, BPBGC_Ojam_1.0, whole genome shotgun sequence DNA harbors:
- the TBCC gene encoding tubulin-specific chaperone C — QAPAPGPALPERLQRREAERQQGVERQRQQREARAVQEERSEFVLAALGRERQAVEELLAAGPPDEAAARLQALQKLLTDSVRCLAPYELRQAQETVARLQAALAARRQQLQPKKRFAFRALRKGAAPGAQPGPAEPADEPPVPSRGAAEGEPGGPPLCGFSGAEGRELELGPEELLQRDVVLAELRGCRVRLRGNANTLRMRDCRGCTVLCGPVSTSVLVDGCSECQLVVACQQLRTHRTRDSRFYIQVTSRAVIEDCTKVSFAPYAWSYPGIERDFESSGLDRSRNNWNLVDDFDWLASDKPSPNWCLIPEQERVSCWD; from the coding sequence caggcgccggccccgggcccggcgCTGCCGGAGCGGCTGCAGCGGCGCGAGGCGGAGCGGCAGCAGGGCGTGGagcggcagcggcagcagcgggAGGCGCGGGCGGTGCAGGAGGAGCGCAGCGAGTTCGTGCTGGCCGCGCTGGGCCGGGAGCGGCAGGCcgtggaggagctgctggcggCGGGCCCGCCGGACGAGGCGGCGGCGCGGCTGCAGGcgctgcagaagctgctgaccGACAGCGTGCGCTGCCTGGCGCCCTACGAGCTGCGCCAGGCGCAGGAGACCGTAGCGCGGCTGCAGGCGGCCCTGGCGGCGCGgcggcagcagctgcagcccaagAAGCGCTTCGCCTTCCGCGCCCTGCGGAAAGGAGCGGCCCCCGGcgcgcagcccggccccgccgagcccgCGGACGAGCCCCCGGTCCCCTCCCGCGGCGCGGCCGAAGGGGAGCCGGGCGGGCCCCCGCTGTGCGGCTTCAGCGGCGCCGAGGGccgggagctggagctgggtccggaggagctgctgcagcgcGACGTGGTGCTGGCTGAGCTGCGCGGCTGCAGGGTGCGGCTGCGGGGCAACGCCAACACGCTGCGGATGCGGGACTGCCGCGGCTGCACCGTGCTCTGCGGGCCCGTGTCCACCTCCGTGCTGGTGGACGGCTGCAGCGAGTGCCAGCTGGTGGTggcctgccagcagctccgCACGCACCGCACCCGCGACAGCCGGTTCTACATACAGGTGACCAGCCGGGCCGTCATCGAGGACTGCACCAAGGTCTCCTTCGCCCCCTACGCCTGGAGCTACCCGGGGATTGAGAGGGATTTCGAGTCGTCCGGGCTggacagaagcagaaacaacTGGAACCTGGTGGATGACTTTGACTGGCTGGCCAGCGACAAGCCTTCGCCCAACTGGTGCCTCATCCCTGAGCAGGAAAGGGTTAGCTGCTGGGACTGa